In Nasonia vitripennis strain AsymCx chromosome 2, Nvit_psr_1.1, whole genome shotgun sequence, a genomic segment contains:
- the LOC100117130 gene encoding tubulin glycylase 3A-like isoform X1, with translation MENSSKREDTGRRVEEPVKFYSNSYLKRHNVNELPKAQQIATRSQAKAPDTDDRQVNSTFRYGLLHAISAVETYDRLRDDENNANNQPPKVFLIRGHLPQLARILQDRGWLQMFEEAETCNTAAQPNLIWDCHNDFVEWDLHNIDDKVLLNKFQNPAVYTSKLGMAHILQQEAHWLFEENVADIMFPRSYNPSCELAYFVRDFKRCAALALLRRIVNSAQRQVDAAPLIASMDEVLFALGHCEKFIEEIEHKDIDDDANLEEDCTFDQEWLSISQKLTREIKVPADDLEKLQLAIEKLKERDPQFELNGEQNLWIVKPSDLCCGSGIFITHELHVILNRVRSKPKDYYVIQKYIERPLLINGTKFDIRQWFLVTSTFPLTIWSFREALLRFSSRPYTTTTYHEAIHLCNTAVQEKYHNLAKASEEWDCERLNEYLKYNNDDEPYWDKIYPKMSQAIVLTMLAAQDYMDRRPCSFELYGADFMVMEDLSVWLIEINTNPRMHPPSSKITQRLYRSVMEDLIKIVVDQPPPTQLRVGNFELIYKQKIPESPSHSLQQRFFAYGKSLCRT, from the exons ATGGAAAATTCCAGTAAGCGCGAGGACACTGGTAGACGAGTTGAGGAACCAGTCAAATTTTACAGTAACAGCTACTTGAAAAGGCACAATGTCAATGAGCTGCCGAAAGCTCAACAAATCGCTACGAGAAGTCAAGCTAAAGCTCCCGACACCGACGATCGGCAAGTAAATTCTACCTTTCGTTACGGTCTTCTGCATGCGATATCTGCAGTCGAAACGTACGATCGATTACGCGACGACGAAAATAATGCCAACAACCAG CCGCCCAAAGTTTTTCTGATAAGAGGGCATCTTCCTCAGCTGGCGCGTATCCTGCAAGATCGCGGCTGGCTCCAAATGTTTGAAGAAGCAGAAACCTGCAACACCGCTGCTCAGCCAAATCTCATCTGGGATTGCCACAACGACTTCGTCGAGTGGGATCTGCACAACATAGACGACAAAGTTTTGTTGAATAAATTTCAGAACCCTGCAGTCTATACTTCCAAG CTAGGAATGGCACACATTCTACAGCAGGAGGCACATTGGCTCTTCGAAGAAAACGTTGCCGATATCATGTTTCCACGGAGTTATAACCCTAGTTGCGAGCTCGCATACTTCGTACGTGATTTTAAACGGTGCGCTGCCCTCGCGCTGCTCAGGCGAATTGTAAACAGCGCACAACGACAAGTTGATGCGGCACCTTTGATCGCGAGCATGGACGAGGTTTTGTTCGCCCTAGGGCATTGCGAAAAGTTCATCGAGGAAATCGAGCACAAAGACATCGATGATGATGCTAACCTAGAAGAAGACTGCACTTTCGACCAAGAGTGGCTCTCTATCTCACAGAAACTGACGCGCGAGATTAAAGTTCCGGCTGACGATCTCGAAAAGTTACAGTTGGCGATTGAAAAGCTGAAAGAGCGCGATCCTCAATTCGAGCTGAACGGTGAGCAAAATTTGTGGATCGTTAAACCAAGCGATTTGTGCTGCGGCTCCGGAATCTTCATAACACACGAACTGCACGTCATATTGAATCGAGTCAGAAGTAAACCAAAAGATTACTACGTGATTCAAAAGTACATTG AGCGTCCCCTCCTGATAAACGGAACCAAGTTCGACATTCGCCAGTGGTTTCTCGTCACCTCGACGTTCCCATTAACGATATGGTCTTTCAG AGAGGCACTCTTACGATTCAGCTCCAGGCCGTACACGACAACCACTTATCACGAGGCGATTCACCTCTGCAATACAGCTGTCCAGGAGAAATATCACAATTTAGCTAAAGCTTCAGAGGAATGGGATTGCGAGCGACTTAATGAATATCTCAAGTACAATAACGATGATGAACCCTACTGGGACAAGATATATCCAAAGATGTCGCAAGCTATCGTGCTGACGATGCTTGCAGCCCAAGATTACATGGATCGTCGGCCTTGCAGCTTCGAACTGTACGGGGCGGACTTTATGGTAATGGAGGATCTATCGGTTTGGTTAATCGAAATAAATACCAATCCGAGGATGCACCCACCCAGTTCGAAGATTACCCAGCGTTTGTATCGCTCCGTAATGGAGGACCTGATCAAAA TTGTCGTGGATCAGCCACCGCCGACGCAGTTGAGGGTTGGAAACTTTGAGCTCATTTATAAGCAGAAAATACCGGAATCCCCTTCTCACTCGCTGCAGCAACGTTTCTTCGCGTATGGCAAGTCTCTATGCAGAACATGA
- the LOC100117130 gene encoding tubulin glycylase 3A-like isoform X2: MFEEAETCNTAAQPNLIWDCHNDFVEWDLHNIDDKVLLNKFQNPAVYTSKLGMAHILQQEAHWLFEENVADIMFPRSYNPSCELAYFVRDFKRCAALALLRRIVNSAQRQVDAAPLIASMDEVLFALGHCEKFIEEIEHKDIDDDANLEEDCTFDQEWLSISQKLTREIKVPADDLEKLQLAIEKLKERDPQFELNGEQNLWIVKPSDLCCGSGIFITHELHVILNRVRSKPKDYYVIQKYIERPLLINGTKFDIRQWFLVTSTFPLTIWSFREALLRFSSRPYTTTTYHEAIHLCNTAVQEKYHNLAKASEEWDCERLNEYLKYNNDDEPYWDKIYPKMSQAIVLTMLAAQDYMDRRPCSFELYGADFMVMEDLSVWLIEINTNPRMHPPSSKITQRLYRSVMEDLIKIVVDQPPPTQLRVGNFELIYKQKIPESPSHSLQQRFFAYGKSLCRT, from the exons ATGTTTGAAGAAGCAGAAACCTGCAACACCGCTGCTCAGCCAAATCTCATCTGGGATTGCCACAACGACTTCGTCGAGTGGGATCTGCACAACATAGACGACAAAGTTTTGTTGAATAAATTTCAGAACCCTGCAGTCTATACTTCCAAG CTAGGAATGGCACACATTCTACAGCAGGAGGCACATTGGCTCTTCGAAGAAAACGTTGCCGATATCATGTTTCCACGGAGTTATAACCCTAGTTGCGAGCTCGCATACTTCGTACGTGATTTTAAACGGTGCGCTGCCCTCGCGCTGCTCAGGCGAATTGTAAACAGCGCACAACGACAAGTTGATGCGGCACCTTTGATCGCGAGCATGGACGAGGTTTTGTTCGCCCTAGGGCATTGCGAAAAGTTCATCGAGGAAATCGAGCACAAAGACATCGATGATGATGCTAACCTAGAAGAAGACTGCACTTTCGACCAAGAGTGGCTCTCTATCTCACAGAAACTGACGCGCGAGATTAAAGTTCCGGCTGACGATCTCGAAAAGTTACAGTTGGCGATTGAAAAGCTGAAAGAGCGCGATCCTCAATTCGAGCTGAACGGTGAGCAAAATTTGTGGATCGTTAAACCAAGCGATTTGTGCTGCGGCTCCGGAATCTTCATAACACACGAACTGCACGTCATATTGAATCGAGTCAGAAGTAAACCAAAAGATTACTACGTGATTCAAAAGTACATTG AGCGTCCCCTCCTGATAAACGGAACCAAGTTCGACATTCGCCAGTGGTTTCTCGTCACCTCGACGTTCCCATTAACGATATGGTCTTTCAG AGAGGCACTCTTACGATTCAGCTCCAGGCCGTACACGACAACCACTTATCACGAGGCGATTCACCTCTGCAATACAGCTGTCCAGGAGAAATATCACAATTTAGCTAAAGCTTCAGAGGAATGGGATTGCGAGCGACTTAATGAATATCTCAAGTACAATAACGATGATGAACCCTACTGGGACAAGATATATCCAAAGATGTCGCAAGCTATCGTGCTGACGATGCTTGCAGCCCAAGATTACATGGATCGTCGGCCTTGCAGCTTCGAACTGTACGGGGCGGACTTTATGGTAATGGAGGATCTATCGGTTTGGTTAATCGAAATAAATACCAATCCGAGGATGCACCCACCCAGTTCGAAGATTACCCAGCGTTTGTATCGCTCCGTAATGGAGGACCTGATCAAAA TTGTCGTGGATCAGCCACCGCCGACGCAGTTGAGGGTTGGAAACTTTGAGCTCATTTATAAGCAGAAAATACCGGAATCCCCTTCTCACTCGCTGCAGCAACGTTTCTTCGCGTATGGCAAGTCTCTATGCAGAACATGA